One Hordeum vulgare subsp. vulgare chromosome 4H, MorexV3_pseudomolecules_assembly, whole genome shotgun sequence DNA window includes the following coding sequences:
- the LOC123447382 gene encoding phospholipase A2 homolog 3-like: protein MAHGRGSCRRLHARLLAVVGLLACAAFAPRSSALNVGLQSVDADGDGVSKQQACSRTCESDHCTTAPFLRYGKYCGILYSGCPGERPCDALDACCMHHDNCVLVKNDYLSTECNEGLLECLAELRDGTGTFEGNKCMIDEVIDVITVVIEAAVVAGRVLHKP from the exons ATGGCGCATGGCAGAGGCAGTTGCCGGCGGCTGCATGCGCGTCTACTCGCGGTGGTCGGGCTCCTCGCCTGCGCCGCCTTCGCGCCGCGCTCCTCGGCTCTCAACGTCGGCCTCCAGTCCGTCGACGCCGACGGCGATGGCGTG AGCAAGCAGCAGGCGTGCAGCCGAACGTGCGAGTCCGACCACTGCACGA CGGCGCCTTTCCTGCGGTACGGCAAGTACTGCGGCATCCTCTACAGCGGGTGCCCCGGCGAGCGCCCGTGCGACGCCCTCGACGCCTGCTGCATGCACCACGACAACTGCGTCCTCGTCAAGA ATGACTACCTGAGCACGGAGTGCAACGAGGGCCTGCTGGAGTGCCTGGCGGAGCTGCGGGACGGCACGGGCACCTTCGAGGGGAACAAGTGCATGATCGACGAGGTCATCGACGTGATCACCGTCGTCATCGAGGCCGCCGTCGTCGCCGGCCGGGTGCTGCACAAGCCCTAG